In Rhodothermales bacterium, a single window of DNA contains:
- a CDS encoding O-antigen ligase family protein yields the protein MRTLLRRPLPLLLLAFMAWSAVATLPQLPAYGVATLRDAAFWGYALYGFVVAGLILRWPDILRRLFIQYRTFALLFAGGAWLAFLVAEQFGGLFNVPGTDIAFFNAKGGDLLVHAAGAAAFTLIGFADRPKWIYAFLALDAVIIMVSNRGGMVAFAMAIFVLVLVRPQRMNLLPFVYGGIVVALTLILVDPRIQIDERRTISLDQFKENIASVFTDSGTSQLENTKAWRINWWSDIVSYTVFGDHFLLGKGYGINLATDDGYQVLKDESLRSPHNATMTVLARSGVPGVALWVAFLLVWSGTLLSQLLDARRRGRVTWTSIHAFLLAYFAAFMVNASFDVFLEGPMGGIWFWCLVGVGIAVAELYRTRPDFFTDEQEQAR from the coding sequence ATGAGGACCCTCCTGCGTCGACCCTTGCCCCTCCTGCTCCTGGCGTTCATGGCGTGGAGTGCCGTGGCCACGCTTCCCCAACTGCCGGCCTACGGCGTTGCGACGCTCCGGGATGCCGCATTCTGGGGGTACGCTCTGTACGGGTTCGTGGTCGCGGGCCTCATCCTCCGGTGGCCGGACATCCTGAGACGACTGTTCATCCAGTACCGGACCTTTGCCCTCCTCTTTGCAGGAGGCGCCTGGCTGGCCTTCCTCGTGGCCGAACAGTTCGGCGGATTGTTCAACGTCCCGGGGACGGACATCGCCTTTTTCAATGCCAAGGGCGGAGATTTGCTCGTCCACGCGGCGGGGGCAGCCGCCTTTACCCTGATCGGATTCGCCGATCGGCCCAAATGGATCTACGCCTTCCTGGCCCTCGACGCGGTCATCATCATGGTCAGCAACCGGGGCGGGATGGTCGCGTTCGCGATGGCCATTTTCGTGCTGGTGCTGGTCCGTCCCCAGCGGATGAACCTGCTGCCGTTCGTGTATGGCGGGATTGTCGTCGCCTTGACCCTCATCCTGGTCGATCCCCGCATCCAGATCGATGAGCGGCGCACCATATCCCTGGACCAGTTCAAGGAGAACATCGCATCGGTATTCACCGATTCAGGGACCTCCCAACTCGAGAACACCAAGGCATGGCGTATCAATTGGTGGTCCGATATCGTGTCCTACACCGTATTCGGTGACCATTTCCTGCTGGGAAAAGGGTATGGAATCAACCTGGCGACGGATGACGGTTACCAGGTGCTCAAGGACGAGTCTCTCCGCTCCCCCCACAATGCCACCATGACGGTCCTGGCCCGCTCGGGTGTTCCGGGCGTTGCGCTCTGGGTGGCCTTCCTCCTGGTCTGGAGCGGCACACTGCTGTCCCAGCTCCTGGACGCCCGTCGGCGCGGTCGCGTCACGTGGACCAGCATCCACGCGTTCCTGCTTGCCTATTTCGCTGCATTCATGGTGAACGCCAGTTTCGATGTGTTCCTGGAAGGGCCCATGGGCGGCATCTGGTTCTGGTGCCTGGTCGGCGTCGGGATCGCGGTTGCCGAATTGTACCGGACCCGTCCGGACTTCTTCACGGACGAACAGGAGCAAGCCCGATGA
- a CDS encoding WecB/TagA/CpsF family glycosyltransferase, which translates to MADRIVDWGSRNASRYVCVANVHMVMETVDSADFRRVVNEADLVTSDGVPLVWALHALGIPAAERVYGPTLVLEICARAEQGGIPIALYGGTPDRLAAFTAFLARTYPRLVVAAAIAPPFRPLTPEEDEAHTAELAASGAGITFVGIGCPKQERWMAAHRGRIPSTMVGVGAAFDFHSGTVRQAPPFLQRLGLEWLFRLLMEPRRLWKRYLKHNPRFVVGFAHQLLRERTLSHEASA; encoded by the coding sequence ATGGCCGACCGAATCGTGGACTGGGGAAGCCGGAACGCGTCCAGATATGTGTGCGTGGCGAATGTCCACATGGTCATGGAAACCGTGGATTCCGCCGATTTCCGCCGTGTCGTGAACGAGGCGGACCTGGTGACCAGTGACGGGGTGCCGTTGGTGTGGGCACTCCATGCGCTGGGCATACCGGCTGCGGAACGCGTCTACGGGCCCACCCTCGTCCTCGAAATCTGTGCGCGTGCGGAGCAAGGCGGCATCCCGATCGCCCTGTATGGGGGCACCCCTGACCGCCTGGCGGCTTTCACGGCCTTTCTTGCGCGTACGTACCCCCGGTTGGTCGTGGCCGCGGCCATTGCCCCACCTTTCCGCCCTTTGACGCCCGAGGAAGACGAGGCGCATACGGCCGAACTGGCGGCCTCCGGAGCCGGAATCACGTTCGTAGGCATTGGTTGCCCGAAGCAGGAACGATGGATGGCCGCCCACAGGGGACGGATACCGAGCACCATGGTCGGCGTCGGCGCGGCGTTCGACTTCCACTCGGGTACCGTCCGCCAGGCACCTCCATTCCTGCAGCGGTTGGGTCTTGAATGGCTGTTCCGCCTGCTCATGGAGCCCCGGCGCTTGTGGAAACGGTACCTGAAGCACAATCCGCGGTTCGTCGTGGGATTCGCACACCAACTCCTGCGTGAACGGACCCTGTCCCACGAGGCATCGGCATGA
- a CDS encoding glycosyltransferase, whose protein sequence is MKVLIVHNTYRFPGGEDVVVESDLHRLRDAGHTVDLWTVGNDALRDAPSPALAANTIWNRSMRREAFNRVRAHGYDVVHVHNTMPRFSPAILGGFREAGAAVVQSLHNYRLVCPAGTLFRDGRVCTDCTATSTRWPAVAHGCYRDSRPASAVVAAMLGFHEARGTWTNDVDAFVAVSGFVRDVLADGGLPAERIHVLPNSLGDLPPVLPEESSTEPSGSVTDGSADRVLFAGRLVAEKGIPELLAAWQGVAASGGPPRTLVILGDGPLRDEVEQAARTLDGTAWPIDFRGQVDRHALLDAMAHSAWTIVPSRWHEPFGMVAIESLAMGTPVLVTPVGGLAELAEQMPGVRLAGEDLAASLQEVLESGTETWKARAERARAARDRFSSARGLERLEEIYRAARARLAAFAPLVAIAGLLLFAAVPFAQAAPPQQKVIYIDADAAEGGNGSAVTPFRTFHEALAIGQPGPGDTLRVHPGIYRESIRPALGGASADARLAIVAVEPGTAIVSGADILPGDWFEMRDAEWILTGMAGAADTSLDVRPRPEQLFVDDMAYRHVGAEGQAEPGTFRLERSAGQTVLVVTPLPEHTSGWVQRRMEWAVRGQLFEPQPSTVHGPAGDTSNTPCRPARSPGWYHVEGLVFERAANALQVGAVCAGSEGSRFVNIEVRQTASVGMYVHGIHHEIQGSRFNHNGQAGLNGRCTGCRITDNRTSDNNWKRINPLWEAGGGKWTQTFNTVFRRHVSTDNEGPGLWLDETNEANRIEDGFFDNNLLAGILLELRTTRTEVTGNHVRRTRRHEWSGAGILVQAASDNTLQGNRIENNDGAGIWLRGDHRAPDGGSVIQGNVLMDNVRVPGNDFSEISIVADSTQEFTSIRMRDNEIHNLAAPGYFFRIRDADVRHTGNDESAFETIRQSLASGTAHLPPD, encoded by the coding sequence ATGAAGGTGCTCATTGTCCACAATACGTACCGGTTTCCTGGCGGAGAAGACGTGGTTGTCGAATCGGACCTGCATCGACTCCGGGACGCGGGACATACGGTCGACCTGTGGACGGTAGGGAACGATGCGCTGCGCGATGCGCCATCACCGGCCCTCGCTGCCAACACCATCTGGAACCGGTCGATGCGCCGCGAAGCCTTCAATCGGGTGCGTGCACACGGCTATGACGTGGTCCACGTCCACAACACCATGCCGCGCTTTTCGCCGGCCATCCTGGGTGGATTCCGGGAAGCCGGTGCCGCCGTGGTCCAGTCCCTGCACAACTACCGGCTGGTGTGTCCGGCGGGCACCCTGTTCCGCGACGGCCGCGTATGTACGGATTGTACGGCGACGTCCACACGGTGGCCCGCTGTCGCGCACGGGTGTTATCGGGATTCCCGTCCGGCAAGTGCCGTTGTCGCCGCCATGCTGGGCTTCCATGAAGCCCGGGGGACCTGGACGAATGACGTGGATGCCTTCGTCGCCGTATCGGGGTTCGTGCGGGATGTGCTCGCGGACGGCGGACTTCCCGCAGAACGTATCCATGTGCTGCCCAACTCGTTGGGAGACTTGCCTCCTGTATTGCCCGAGGAGAGCAGCACCGAACCATCAGGGTCCGTCACCGACGGGTCTGCGGACCGCGTGCTCTTCGCCGGTCGGCTCGTGGCGGAAAAAGGAATTCCGGAACTGCTGGCCGCGTGGCAGGGCGTGGCCGCGTCGGGCGGCCCTCCCCGTACGCTGGTCATCCTCGGCGATGGCCCCCTGCGCGACGAGGTCGAGCAGGCCGCGCGCACCTTGGACGGCACGGCGTGGCCCATCGATTTCAGAGGGCAGGTGGACCGACACGCATTGCTCGACGCCATGGCTCATTCGGCGTGGACCATTGTACCGTCCCGCTGGCATGAACCGTTCGGCATGGTGGCCATCGAAAGCCTTGCCATGGGCACACCGGTCCTGGTGACACCGGTCGGCGGCCTGGCCGAATTGGCTGAACAGATGCCGGGCGTCCGCTTGGCAGGTGAAGATCTGGCTGCCAGTCTCCAGGAAGTCCTGGAATCAGGGACGGAAACGTGGAAGGCCCGCGCGGAGCGTGCCCGGGCTGCCCGCGACCGGTTCTCGAGTGCGCGCGGGCTGGAACGGCTGGAGGAAATCTACCGGGCGGCCCGCGCGCGCCTTGCGGCGTTCGCGCCGCTTGTGGCGATCGCAGGCCTGCTCCTGTTTGCGGCGGTCCCATTCGCGCAGGCAGCGCCGCCCCAACAAAAGGTCATCTATATCGATGCAGATGCCGCGGAGGGTGGAAATGGCTCGGCGGTGACGCCATTCCGGACGTTCCATGAGGCCTTGGCCATCGGCCAGCCGGGCCCCGGCGATACGCTCCGGGTACACCCCGGCATCTACCGGGAGTCCATTCGTCCTGCGTTGGGCGGTGCATCGGCTGACGCCCGCTTGGCCATTGTGGCCGTGGAACCGGGTACGGCCATCGTGTCGGGCGCGGATATCCTGCCCGGCGACTGGTTCGAGATGCGGGACGCAGAGTGGATCCTGACGGGCATGGCGGGCGCGGCCGACACGTCCCTGGACGTGCGGCCGCGCCCCGAGCAGCTGTTCGTGGATGACATGGCCTACCGACATGTCGGTGCCGAGGGCCAGGCCGAGCCGGGAACGTTCCGCCTGGAGCGGAGCGCCGGACAGACCGTACTCGTGGTCACCCCCCTTCCGGAACACACCTCCGGCTGGGTGCAGCGTCGAATGGAGTGGGCTGTCCGGGGACAGCTTTTTGAACCGCAGCCCTCGACCGTCCATGGGCCTGCAGGGGACACTTCGAACACGCCCTGCCGCCCGGCCCGGTCCCCGGGCTGGTACCACGTGGAAGGCCTCGTATTCGAGCGCGCCGCCAACGCGCTTCAGGTCGGCGCCGTATGCGCAGGCAGCGAAGGCAGTCGCTTCGTGAACATCGAGGTCCGGCAGACCGCATCGGTGGGCATGTATGTGCACGGCATCCATCACGAAATACAGGGCTCCCGGTTCAACCACAACGGCCAGGCCGGACTGAACGGGCGATGTACCGGATGCCGCATCACGGATAACCGGACGTCTGACAACAATTGGAAGCGCATCAATCCGCTCTGGGAAGCGGGCGGTGGCAAATGGACGCAGACGTTCAATACGGTATTCCGCCGGCATGTATCGACCGACAATGAAGGTCCCGGGCTGTGGCTGGATGAGACAAACGAGGCCAACCGGATAGAGGACGGTTTCTTCGACAACAACCTGCTGGCCGGAATCCTGCTCGAACTGAGGACGACACGGACCGAGGTCACGGGCAATCACGTCCGGCGTACCCGCCGACACGAATGGAGTGGAGCTGGCATCCTGGTTCAGGCGGCATCGGACAACACATTGCAAGGCAACCGGATAGAGAATAACGACGGAGCAGGAATCTGGCTTCGTGGCGACCATCGGGCCCCGGACGGCGGGTCGGTCATCCAGGGCAACGTACTCATGGACAACGTCCGCGTGCCGGGAAATGACTTCTCGGAGATCTCCATCGTGGCCGATTCGACGCAGGAATTCACGTCCATTCGCATGCGGGACAATGAAATCCACAACCTGGCCGCTCCCGGGTATTTCTTCCGGATCCGCGATGCAGACGTTCGTCATACCGGGAATGATGAGTCCGCATTTGAGACAATCCGGCAATCCCTCGCGTCCGGAACGGCTCATTTGCCACCCGATTGA
- the wbaP gene encoding undecaprenyl-phosphate galactose phosphotransferase WbaP — MQLLVRNRPVRKGSANDCLVQNVEVSDYMIAESIAAHSSKGRHTSALSFEYRRIYNSIALALGDILALTAALYITGALRYALLGEPLYQWWLQLIVPVWLLASFAARLYPGWGMGAVEELRRHVLTLTSVFTMAAVLLFFTQLGAETSRFAIATSFLLSLGLVPGVRRIVKYLLVRSGQYGLPTVIYGAGKAGRDLVRSLDEDRGLGYTPVAFLDDHPAYWGAHLRGIPVLGDTNLVLPDAQVAILAMPDVENDFRRHLLDGPLSYYRHVIILPDLNDLPSLWVGTIDMGGTLGLKISLNLADPVSRFVKRFFDVSATVLSAPFWLPLVALLSGLIWLEDRKNPFFLQDRVGRDGKPFRTWKFRTMVTDADRALRDALAADAALKAEWDANFKLRNDPRITRVGRLLRKTSLDEIPQLFNVLGGSMSLVGPRPLPDYHDQEVDARVQHLRRRVRPGMTGLWQVSGRSDIGTDGMEQYDSYYVRNWSIWLDIVLITRTFQAVIRSSGAY; from the coding sequence ATGCAACTGCTGGTTCGCAATCGACCCGTCCGGAAGGGATCGGCCAATGACTGTCTCGTCCAGAATGTCGAAGTCTCCGACTACATGATTGCCGAGAGCATTGCGGCCCATTCCTCGAAGGGCCGTCATACCTCTGCGTTGTCGTTCGAGTATCGACGCATTTACAATTCGATTGCACTCGCCCTGGGCGACATCCTTGCCCTGACGGCGGCGCTCTACATTACCGGAGCGCTCCGGTATGCTCTCCTGGGTGAGCCTTTGTACCAGTGGTGGCTGCAACTGATTGTCCCCGTGTGGCTGCTGGCCTCCTTCGCCGCCCGACTGTATCCCGGATGGGGAATGGGCGCGGTCGAAGAACTTCGACGCCATGTGCTTACCCTGACGTCCGTATTCACGATGGCCGCCGTGCTGTTGTTCTTCACCCAGCTCGGAGCCGAAACCAGCCGATTCGCCATTGCCACCAGTTTCCTGCTCAGTCTGGGGCTGGTGCCGGGCGTCCGGCGCATTGTCAAATATCTGCTGGTGCGCTCCGGACAGTACGGGCTGCCGACGGTCATTTATGGTGCGGGCAAGGCGGGTCGTGATTTGGTCCGGTCCCTCGATGAAGACCGTGGACTTGGATACACCCCCGTCGCTTTCCTGGATGACCACCCCGCTTACTGGGGGGCGCACCTGCGTGGCATTCCCGTCCTGGGCGACACGAACCTGGTCCTGCCGGACGCCCAGGTGGCCATCCTGGCCATGCCGGACGTGGAAAACGACTTCCGCCGGCACCTGCTGGACGGTCCCCTCTCCTACTATCGTCACGTCATCATCCTGCCGGATCTGAACGATCTGCCGTCGCTTTGGGTCGGCACCATCGACATGGGCGGCACGCTCGGACTCAAGATCTCCCTGAATCTGGCCGATCCGGTCTCCCGGTTCGTAAAGCGCTTCTTTGACGTGTCTGCCACCGTACTGTCGGCTCCGTTCTGGCTCCCGTTGGTGGCTTTGCTGTCCGGGCTCATCTGGCTGGAAGACCGGAAAAACCCCTTCTTCCTGCAGGACCGCGTAGGCCGCGACGGCAAACCGTTCCGGACCTGGAAATTCCGGACCATGGTCACGGATGCCGATCGTGCGTTGCGGGATGCCCTGGCCGCAGACGCGGCGCTCAAGGCCGAATGGGACGCGAACTTCAAACTCCGCAATGATCCGCGCATAACCCGGGTCGGCCGTCTACTTCGCAAGACGTCGCTCGACGAAATTCCCCAGCTGTTCAACGTGCTGGGAGGGTCGATGTCCCTCGTCGGACCACGTCCCCTTCCGGACTATCACGACCAGGAAGTTGATGCCCGGGTCCAGCACCTGCGTCGCCGGGTCCGCCCGGGCATGACCGGGTTGTGGCAGGTGTCCGGTCGATCCGATATCGGGACCGATGGAATGGAGCAATATGATTCGTATTATGTGCGCAATTGGTCCATCTGGCTTGATATCGTGCTGATCACCCGCACATTCCAGGCCGTCATCCGGTCATCCGGCGCCTATTGA